A portion of the Acidobacteriota bacterium genome contains these proteins:
- a CDS encoding S9 family peptidase, producing the protein MTRIHPICRVLCLTMLVAFLLGPALSAAAETPRRPMTADDALNMVDVGLGLISPDGTWVLYSESVLDWEKNKRETKIYRVPASGGKPIQYIGKDGGDSFRFSPDGQYLAFKRAVDKISQIFLMPTAGGEAVQLTEQKTSIGLFKWAPDSKKIYFIAPEARDKDEEKEYKAGDDAFFVDEGPHGQEEGQWRNLWVMDLETRKGMKITDENILIGDFDVSPDGGRILFTARFTNRRNDGGKNEIFLYDLAAKTRTQLTENEAPESALAWAPDGKTFAFLASDLEVWLNRDSKIYLMDPNTKEARLLSADFEGAVRGIEWTPDGRGILFNAQVRTNTNLYRLDVETGAVEALTSVEGSLSGVSFSADKSKAAYLFSDFRTPQDVYVTAIDRFEPVRLTDANPWVARDLLLADMKVVSWKSKRDMEIEGLLHTPPAKAIAGRLPLILNIHGGPAGVFTNSFRASYHIYAGLGYASLSPNVRGSTGYGDDLREGNTVGKDDAIGLGDYEDLMTGVDHILSLGIADPDKLAVRGWSYGGILGGWTITRTDRFKAASLGAGVYDWSSEYGIGFNHDVRLWHIGGTPWDNSEDYRNLSAYTHVTNITTPTILFHGRNDTTCTEAQSMLFFTALKDIDKAPVRYLRVPRAGHGFREPRHQRRRDIEEIAWMQKHVLGKDWKPWDRPKEKKDEDES; encoded by the coding sequence ATGACCCGGATCCACCCGATTTGTCGAGTCCTGTGCCTGACGATGCTCGTCGCATTCCTGTTGGGCCCCGCCCTGTCCGCCGCCGCGGAGACGCCGCGCCGTCCCATGACCGCCGACGATGCCCTGAACATGGTTGATGTCGGCCTCGGACTCATTTCCCCCGACGGGACCTGGGTTCTTTACTCCGAGTCCGTCCTGGACTGGGAGAAAAACAAGCGCGAAACCAAGATCTACCGTGTTCCCGCATCCGGTGGAAAGCCCATACAATACATCGGCAAGGACGGCGGCGACTCCTTCCGTTTTTCGCCCGACGGACAATACCTGGCCTTCAAGCGGGCCGTTGATAAAATCAGCCAGATCTTTCTCATGCCCACGGCGGGAGGCGAGGCGGTCCAGCTCACGGAACAGAAAACAAGCATCGGGCTCTTCAAGTGGGCCCCGGATTCGAAAAAAATCTATTTCATCGCGCCCGAAGCCCGGGACAAGGATGAGGAGAAGGAATACAAGGCCGGAGATGACGCCTTTTTCGTCGATGAAGGGCCCCACGGCCAGGAAGAGGGTCAATGGCGGAATCTCTGGGTCATGGATCTTGAAACACGGAAGGGAATGAAGATCACGGACGAAAACATCCTGATCGGGGATTTCGATGTCTCACCCGACGGCGGCCGCATCCTGTTCACCGCCCGATTCACGAACCGGCGGAACGACGGGGGGAAAAACGAAATCTTTCTCTATGACCTGGCTGCCAAGACACGGACGCAGCTCACCGAAAACGAGGCTCCCGAATCCGCCCTCGCCTGGGCCCCGGACGGCAAGACCTTCGCATTTCTGGCCTCCGATCTCGAAGTTTGGCTCAACCGGGATTCGAAGATCTACCTGATGGATCCGAACACCAAGGAGGCGCGTCTTCTCTCCGCCGATTTTGAAGGTGCGGTCCGCGGGATCGAATGGACGCCTGACGGCCGCGGCATTCTTTTCAACGCTCAGGTGCGGACGAACACGAATCTCTACCGCCTGGACGTTGAAACCGGCGCCGTCGAGGCCCTGACTTCGGTCGAGGGATCGCTCAGCGGCGTGAGTTTTTCGGCCGACAAATCCAAAGCGGCTTATCTCTTTTCCGACTTCAGGACGCCGCAAGACGTCTATGTCACGGCGATCGACCGGTTCGAACCCGTCCGCCTGACCGACGCCAATCCCTGGGTCGCCCGGGATCTTCTCCTGGCCGACATGAAAGTCGTATCCTGGAAAAGCAAGAGGGATATGGAGATCGAAGGCCTTCTCCACACGCCTCCGGCCAAGGCCATCGCCGGGCGCTTGCCTCTCATCCTCAACATCCACGGCGGGCCGGCCGGAGTCTTCACGAACTCTTTCCGGGCCTCCTATCACATTTATGCCGGACTCGGCTATGCGTCCCTTTCGCCCAATGTCCGTGGCTCCACGGGTTACGGCGACGACCTCCGCGAAGGCAACACGGTCGGGAAGGACGACGCCATCGGACTCGGCGACTACGAGGATCTCATGACGGGCGTCGATCATATCCTCTCTCTGGGGATTGCCGATCCCGACAAATTGGCCGTCAGGGGATGGAGCTACGGCGGCATTCTCGGCGGCTGGACGATCACCCGCACGGACCGTTTCAAAGCCGCGTCATTGGGCGCCGGGGTTTATGACTGGTCCTCCGAGTACGGCATCGGCTTCAACCACGACGTCCGGCTCTGGCACATCGGCGGGACGCCCTGGGACAATTCCGAAGATTACCGGAACCTGTCCGCTTACACGCATGTCACCAACATCACGACGCCGACGATTCTTTTTCACGGCCGGAACGACACAACCTGCACGGAAGCGCAGAGCATGCTTTTCTTTACGGCGCTCAAGGACATCGACAAGGCCCCGGTGCGCTATCTCCGCGTGCCGCGGGCCGGCCACGGCTTCCGCGAACCCCGCCACCAGCGCCGCCGCGACATCGAAGAGATCGCCTGGATGCAGAAACACGTTCTCGGCAAGGACTGGAAGCCCTGGGACCGGCCGAAAGAAAAGAAGGACGAGGACGAATCCTGA
- a CDS encoding ATP-dependent 6-phosphofructokinase, whose amino-acid sequence MAHKKKIKGRIGILTGGGDVPGLNPAIRAVTLRAIYEGYEVVGFRRGWAGLVEMSRDGDEADAEHFTRLTVDIVNRIGRTGGTFLHTSRTRPSHVPAINVPDHLRNVYSGETSDLTPEVLRNLDHLGIDYLIPIGGDDTLSYGVRLHKEGVKVIAIPKTMDNDVPGTDYCIGFSTCVTRTISLTHALRTTAGSHERFLVIEVFGRYAGFTAILPTMAGAANRCLIPESPFDMERLCELLTADRATNPSNYSVVIVSEGAKLSGEDMVFASEEKDMYGHKKLGGIGDRIAVGLKDCSPQYNSGRRINVINQRLSYLVRCGDPDAVDSIVPMAFGNLALDLILEKKSGRMVGLHNGIYDDVPIDVVTSMKKVVDVEKYYNRERLRPLYKSFDSKPFFIFSGDF is encoded by the coding sequence ATGGCGCACAAAAAGAAAATCAAAGGCCGGATCGGCATTCTCACGGGAGGCGGCGATGTGCCGGGCCTCAACCCGGCCATCCGGGCCGTCACCCTCCGGGCCATTTATGAAGGCTACGAGGTCGTCGGCTTCCGCCGCGGCTGGGCCGGACTGGTCGAAATGTCGCGCGACGGAGACGAGGCGGATGCCGAGCATTTCACCCGGCTGACGGTCGACATCGTCAATCGGATCGGCCGCACGGGAGGCACGTTTCTCCACACATCGCGGACGCGCCCGTCCCATGTCCCGGCCATCAACGTTCCCGACCATCTCAGGAATGTCTACAGCGGAGAGACCAGCGACCTGACGCCGGAAGTTCTCAGGAACCTCGACCACCTGGGCATCGATTATCTCATCCCGATCGGCGGCGACGACACCCTGAGCTACGGCGTCCGTCTCCACAAGGAAGGCGTGAAGGTCATCGCCATTCCCAAGACCATGGACAATGACGTTCCCGGCACGGACTACTGTATCGGATTCAGCACCTGTGTGACCCGCACGATCTCCCTGACCCATGCCCTGAGGACGACGGCCGGTTCCCACGAGCGGTTTCTGGTCATCGAAGTTTTCGGGCGCTATGCCGGCTTCACGGCCATCCTCCCGACCATGGCCGGGGCGGCCAATCGCTGTCTCATTCCTGAAAGTCCGTTCGACATGGAACGGCTCTGCGAACTCCTGACGGCTGACCGGGCCACGAATCCCAGCAACTACTCCGTCGTCATCGTCTCCGAGGGCGCCAAGCTCAGCGGCGAAGACATGGTCTTTGCCAGCGAGGAAAAGGACATGTACGGCCACAAGAAGCTCGGCGGAATCGGCGACCGGATCGCCGTCGGACTCAAGGACTGTTCGCCGCAATACAACTCCGGGCGCCGGATCAACGTCATCAACCAGCGCCTGAGCTACCTTGTCCGATGCGGCGATCCCGACGCGGTGGACTCCATCGTGCCCATGGCTTTCGGCAATCTGGCCCTCGACCTTATCCTGGAAAAGAAATCGGGGCGGATGGTCGGGCTCCACAACGGCATTTACGACGATGTGCCGATCGATGTTGTCACCAGCATGAAAAAGGTCGTCGACGTCGAAAAATACTACAACCGCGAGAGGTTGCGGCCGCTCTACAAGAGCTTCGACAGCAAGCCCTTCTTTATTTTTTCCGGGGATTTCTGA
- the pyrE gene encoding orotate phosphoribosyltransferase encodes MFEKTDNEILQLFRESDALLRGHFLLTSGKHSEWYFEKIRLIENPAVLDKIVDRLAEKIRKDGGDFDVVVSPAYGAIAIGFLAALKLGKRFAFTQRAEGAMDFRSGFAGIDGARVVVVEDIMTTGGSIREVVAALEKRQAAVEGIYVLVDRTGGEANVDGRPVRGLLSLKVEAFEAAECPLCRSGVSLVKPGASDKKP; translated from the coding sequence ATGTTCGAAAAAACCGATAACGAGATCCTGCAGCTTTTCCGAGAAAGCGACGCTCTTCTCCGGGGGCATTTCCTGTTGACCTCGGGCAAGCATTCCGAGTGGTACTTCGAGAAAATCCGCCTCATCGAGAACCCCGCCGTTCTGGACAAAATCGTCGACCGGCTGGCCGAAAAAATCCGGAAGGACGGAGGGGACTTCGATGTTGTCGTTTCCCCGGCCTACGGAGCGATCGCCATCGGTTTCCTGGCCGCGCTCAAGCTGGGCAAGAGATTCGCCTTTACCCAGCGGGCCGAAGGGGCCATGGACTTCCGGTCGGGCTTCGCCGGCATCGACGGCGCCCGGGTCGTTGTCGTCGAGGATATCATGACGACCGGCGGTTCGATCCGCGAAGTCGTCGCCGCTCTCGAAAAAAGACAAGCCGCCGTCGAAGGCATCTATGTTCTGGTCGACCGCACGGGCGGCGAAGCCAATGTCGACGGCCGGCCCGTTCGCGGGCTTCTCTCTCTCAAAGTCGAGGCTTTCGAAGCCGCGGAATGCCCGCTCTGCCGGTCCGGTGTTTCCCTTGTGAAACCGGGCGCGTCGGACAAGAAACCCTGA